The Bacteroidota bacterium genome segment AATTAACTCTTTCAGGTATCTCTTTCGTTGGTTATGCATCTCCTGAAGGTGAAGCTACATTAAACGCTAACCTTTCTGATGATCGTGCTAAAAACGTTGAGAAGAAAATAACAGCTGCAGTTAAAAGAGCAAAAATTGAATACCAAGACGGATTCTTTACTATTGAAGGTAAAGGTGCTGACTGGGATGGAGTTTATGCTGCAATTAAAGCTTCTGACATCGAGGATAAAGACATGATCTTACGTTCTCTTGATGATGAGCCATTATTAGATTCTAAAGAGAAAACTCTAAAATCTCTTTCTAATACTTATGATGTTCTTAAAGACGATATTCTTCCTCAATTACGTAGAACTCAGGTTGTAATTAATTACAGCTTAGTTGGAAAAACTGACGAAGAGATCAAAGAATTAGCTGCTAAGGGTGCTGATTCTTTAAAAGTAGAAATGGTTAAAGCTGACGGAACAACTGCTCTTCAATTAGATGCTGAGGAAGTTCTTTATGCTACTTCACTGACTGAGTCGAAAGAAGAACGTTTAGAAATTTTGAAGAAAGGTATTGAAATGTACCCTGCTGATTACCGTTTCCCTACAGATGCCGGTCACTGTGCACAAGCTCTAGGTAACAAAGATGAAGCTGTTTCTTTATTCGAAAAAGCATACCAGATTGAAGAAAACGATATTACTATCAACAACCTGGCTGTTGCTAAAATGTTAGTTGGTGATGTTGAAGCTGCTGACGAAATGTTTGCTAAATCAACTACAGCGGAAGCTTCTTACAACAGAGGTGTAAAAGCTATCAAAGAAGGTGATTACAATAAAGCTATCGAGGATATGCAAGGTAAAAACACTTTCAACTTAGCTCTTGCTAAAGTATTGAACGGTGATTACGACGGTGGTATCAAAACTCTTGAAGCTGGTGAAGTAAACACTTGTAAAGCTGATTACCTTAAAGCTATCGCTTCTCAAAGATTAGGAAAATCTGACGATGCTAAGAACTACTTGAAGTCTGCATTCGAGAAAAATCCTAAAATGGAAGAAAAAGCTAAAACAGATCTAGAATTTAGAGAACTTTACGCTGCTGCACCTGCTGCTGAGTAATTTTCTATAAGAATAAAATTAGAAAGCCTCCTAATAAGGAGGCTTTTTTTATTGGATAAAATCTGTAATTCTAAAAATATATATACATTACAAAAACTCAGGCTGACAACAATTCTATTATTTGCTCTCTGATGTTCCATACCTTGTGAAAAGATAAAGAACATCCCAGCTCGTTATCGCCTACCCACCTTTTCAAAAATTTGCGGTGAAGATCAGTTTTAAACTGATTAATTTGGTGCGAATCTATTTTAGTCTCACTGAGCAGCTTACTTTTAAATTCTAACTTATCACTACCCGGCTTTGTAGCATCTATTATCTTACCTTCATACTTAAGATATGTATGAGCATTGGGCACTTCGAATAATTCCGTTTCTTCCAATAAATCGCAAGCCTCCGGAGTATTATCACAGTCAATCAGATAAATGCCTATTACAAGCTCCCAGCCATGCCAATTTTGCTCCTTAATTAATTCATACAGGAAAGCATGCTTTGTTCCACATGTTCCTTTTTTTTCTTCCACAACCAGAAAGTAATCATCTTTATTACTGTTTCTGCCATAATCCAAACTCTGTATAAACCTCAACAGACTGCCAAAATTATCTAAACCAAGCTCAAGGGAATAATCAGAATATTTTCCCGACGGTTTTATCTCCAGAACATCAAATTCTCTAAAAGTCATTTCTATCGAATTAAATATTTAAGTAATTCATTCTATACGTCAAAATTAATACATTTTGATTTGTAACCGGTATTATATATAAAAAGGAAGCAACTCATTGAATTGCTTCCTTTTAAAATAACTTTAATATAAAATAGATTCGATTCTTTTTATACCAACACTAACTTATGATAATTATTCTTTATTCAACATTCTCTAAAACTGATATATTTCCTTCATCTGCCTCAGGCTTAACTCCTTTATTGTTTTCCTCTATATAATCCAACACCTTACGCATCAAATGCACACGGTCTTTTCCACGTACATTGTGTTCGTGTTGCGGATAAAGGAAATAATCAACCTGTACGCCGTCATCGATACACTGTTTTACGAATCGCATTGAATGTTGAACTACAACAGTAGGGTCAACATCTCCGTGAATCATCAACAGTTTACCTTTGAGATTTTTAGCTTTTGGCAATAAGCTTGTAGAAGCATAACCTTCAGGGTTAGATTCCGGAGTATCCATATAGCGTTCTCCGTACATCACTTCGTACCATTTCCAGTCGATAACCGGTCCACCCGCTACCCCTGCATTAAACACATCAGGATAACTTGTCATTAGGTTTGTAGTCATATAACCTCCATAACTCCACCCGTGCACTGCTATTCTATCACCATCAACATAAGGAAGGCCTTTTAAATGCTCAACTCCTTTAATCTGGTCTTTCATCTCTTCATCGCCTAAATGACGGAAAGTAACCTGCTCGAATTTTACACCTCTGTTTTCAGAACCTCTTCCCTCTACTGTGTAAATTATGTAACCCTGATTTGCAAAATAAGGCATCCACATTGCTGAACCGGCCAACCATCTGTTGTGTATTAACTGTACTCCGGGACCATTGTAAACATATATCAGTACAGGATATTTTTTCGACGGATCAAAATTCGCAGGATAAACTGTACGGGTATTTAAATCTGTCTCTCCATCAGCAGCTTTAATTTTTCCAAGTTCAATTTTCCCTATTTCAATATTTACCAATGGATTAGGTGACTGGAAAAGTTGTTTAGCTACCTGTCCGTTAGATGCATTGATCAAATCTACCGTATTAGGTGTTTCGAGGTTTGACCACGAATCCAATATTTTCTTTTTATCAGGACTTAAACTTGCTTTGTGCACACCACCAACTTTGCTTAACTTCTTAGATGATGAATTTGTAACGTTACTCTTATATATTACTCTATCCAGTCCGTTATTATCGGTTGCTGTAAAATACACTTTATTCTTATCGAAACCGATAAACTCATCAACTACCCATTCACCGCTGGTAACCTGATTTAACAGTTTCCCATCAACATTATATCTGTAAAAATGATTATACCCGTCTCTTTCGCTTCTCCACAAAAATTCATCATTTTTTCCGGGAATAAATTCCATCTTATGTAGAGGCTGAACATAAGTTTCACTTTTCTCTTCAAAAAGAGTTTTAACAAATTCACCGTTTTCAGCATTATACTGATTTAACTTCATATGATTTTGATCTCTGTTCAGTACAGCTATATAAATATAATTCTGATTCGGTCCCCAGGCTACATTAGTTAAATACTGCTCCTTAGGTGTACCTGTTTGTACTACTACTTCTTTTTGAGTTTCAACATTATATAAAACAAGAGTAACCTCTTCACTTTTCCTACCGGCCATAGGATACTTAATAGCTTCAAGTTCAGCCTCGCGTGTCATTACATTTACCAAAGGATAATCGCTAACCATACTCTCGTCCTTGTGATAGTAAGCCAAAACATCTCCTTTTGGCGACCAGAATGTACCTTTAGTTATTCCAAACTCAACACGGTGTACTACCTGTCCGTTTATAATATTAGATGACTTCTCATCTTTTGTAACAACATGTTCCCCATTTGCACTTACTACATAAAGGTTATTATCAACAGTATATGCCGCATAATCACCATTTTCTGTAAAATCAAAGTTTTCAGATCCTGTTCGGGACACGTATTTAACATTACCTGATTTGTTTTTTACATTGTACTCATAAACTTTTCCTTCCGAAACAAACTGAAATACATCCTTTGACAACCACGTTATCTGAGTTGGTGCCTTCTTTACCTGATTTTCACTATCCAACCCTGAGTTTATATCTTCAGCAGTAAGCTTAACTACCTTTCCATTTAAGCCGGCAATTGTAACAGACTTATCACTTCCATAATAAGAATACAGGTCTTTACTTTTTGTCCACTGTAGATTATTAAGTTTCTGTCCGTAATAAACTTTCTTCTTCATTATTGCATCATCCAGACTTAGTCCGTTTTTTTGAGCGTGAATCGCACTCCCCACAAGAACAAAGAATGAGGCTAAAGCTATTTTTAAATTCTTCATCTATTAATATTTAGATCTATATTATTGGTTTATTATATGTAATAATTCAAATTATTGGGCAAGTTTAACAATTAAAGATGATTTCTCTTCTAAAGAAATTGTTAACGTTCCGTTTTTTTGATGAACTTTCTTTCCGCTAATTAAATCGATGTAAACTCCTTCTTTTTCAACTTCTACCTCTATATCTTTAGCTTCATTACTCAAATTAAAAAGCACATAAACAACATTCGACTCAAAGCTTCTTTTATAAGCAAGAACATTCTTATAATCATCCGCTAAAAAGTAGTCTACATCTCCATAAACCAACTCCTTATTCGATTTTCTTATGCTGATTAATTTCTTATAAAACAACAGCAATTCATTGTCTAATTTAACCTCGTCTATAGAATATTCATTACCAAATGCATCTCTGTCTTCATCTTCAAAAATATAATCATCCCAAATTAACGGCTTCCTGTCATCCGGATCATCTCCTCCCCACATTCCCATTTCGTCGCCTTGCCATATCTGTGGTGAACCGACAAATGTATACTGATGAACCAAAAACTGTTTAAGCTCTTTCCAGGTATCCTCATCCGGTCTGTTAATTTTATAGTTTTTATTATCGCTCTGCTTTGCCTGATA includes the following:
- a CDS encoding DPP IV N-terminal domain-containing protein, encoding MKNLKIALASFFVLVGSAIHAQKNGLSLDDAIMKKKVYYGQKLNNLQWTKSKDLYSYYGSDKSVTIAGLNGKVVKLTAEDINSGLDSENQVKKAPTQITWLSKDVFQFVSEGKVYEYNVKNKSGNVKYVSRTGSENFDFTENGDYAAYTVDNNLYVVSANGEHVVTKDEKSSNIINGQVVHRVEFGITKGTFWSPKGDVLAYYHKDESMVSDYPLVNVMTREAELEAIKYPMAGRKSEEVTLVLYNVETQKEVVVQTGTPKEQYLTNVAWGPNQNYIYIAVLNRDQNHMKLNQYNAENGEFVKTLFEEKSETYVQPLHKMEFIPGKNDEFLWRSERDGYNHFYRYNVDGKLLNQVTSGEWVVDEFIGFDKNKVYFTATDNNGLDRVIYKSNVTNSSSKKLSKVGGVHKASLSPDKKKILDSWSNLETPNTVDLINASNGQVAKQLFQSPNPLVNIEIGKIELGKIKAADGETDLNTRTVYPANFDPSKKYPVLIYVYNGPGVQLIHNRWLAGSAMWMPYFANQGYIIYTVEGRGSENRGVKFEQVTFRHLGDEEMKDQIKGVEHLKGLPYVDGDRIAVHGWSYGGYMTTNLMTSYPDVFNAGVAGGPVIDWKWYEVMYGERYMDTPESNPEGYASTSLLPKAKNLKGKLLMIHGDVDPTVVVQHSMRFVKQCIDDGVQVDYFLYPQHEHNVRGKDRVHLMRKVLDYIEENNKGVKPEADEGNISVLENVE